Proteins co-encoded in one Armatimonadota bacterium genomic window:
- a CDS encoding type II secretion system GspH family protein, which translates to MKRFLKSNKGFTLLEILIVIALTVIVLGLVFIPVTRTFEFTRQAEVMVRTQDNARIAMEQISRDLADAMYVFDNTRDPINFKVKDATGRTVFVPVYYAKIDLVLPRMRCYCTSPKHPNNQPRDFPRHDPSNPDFDESAPRCKYDGSLLEIRPAEPLAPDTFIVRYFIGLRDPTAEYSNSYASKTAVPGTDNMFVLYRAEFSLYDDNLFDPSIPVQDRLSYPNFFYDEPYCKRWKQISRPMVTVENTDLVNIRFEGVNPIVMPTVKFMPTAVYNDPMVPTVEKSDAPEFGDAPPTVYKATYGHWVLPYEVMLLRKDPKNPGSHILYKTAQSTDGNGNPFIGIFRDGKLIFNITKYLATKNTSKYGAGIIEPAKPEVAFTIDPVKGTANFAFPVVNDQISSRAGGTMAISKMGSTDDINAAYISSGYRDRYRRFLINDPTDTSDPVSEILLNARVVPMSERVVAPCATPGSNYGKPILYSRTPLYCYEPDYNQYKLDIDYGIGGNGTPCEGVAAIFFHSLQTQERGSGVPLPPGKDNVFVFYQVQNNLADDTLRANYVTKSLITVTLGIKMYDPASGKPQNIELTNKVRIRNVAS; encoded by the coding sequence TGACGGTGATTGTTCTGGGACTGGTCTTCATTCCGGTTACCAGGACTTTCGAATTTACTCGACAGGCCGAAGTGATGGTCAGGACCCAGGACAACGCGCGCATCGCCATGGAACAGATAAGCCGTGATTTGGCGGATGCCATGTATGTTTTCGACAATACGCGGGACCCAATCAATTTTAAGGTAAAAGATGCAACGGGTAGAACAGTTTTCGTCCCAGTATATTACGCCAAAATTGATTTGGTTCTTCCTCGCATGAGATGCTATTGTACTAGCCCGAAACATCCTAATAACCAGCCGAGGGATTTTCCGAGACACGATCCTTCTAATCCCGATTTTGACGAATCAGCGCCAAGGTGTAAGTATGATGGATCGTTGCTGGAAATCCGGCCTGCCGAGCCACTTGCGCCTGATACTTTTATTGTTCGCTATTTCATAGGCCTGAGAGATCCGACAGCAGAGTATTCGAATAGTTATGCGAGCAAGACAGCAGTCCCGGGTACTGATAATATGTTTGTCCTTTACCGGGCAGAGTTTAGTCTCTACGATGATAACTTATTTGACCCAAGCATTCCCGTACAGGACCGACTGTCTTATCCAAACTTTTTCTATGATGAACCATACTGCAAACGCTGGAAGCAAATAAGCAGGCCTATGGTTACGGTGGAGAATACCGACCTAGTGAACATTAGATTTGAAGGTGTAAATCCAATCGTTATGCCGACGGTAAAGTTTATGCCGACGGCCGTCTACAACGATCCCATGGTTCCAACTGTGGAAAAGAGTGATGCTCCGGAGTTTGGCGATGCACCGCCAACCGTTTATAAAGCGACCTATGGACATTGGGTTCTGCCCTACGAGGTTATGCTATTGCGAAAAGATCCGAAGAATCCAGGCTCGCATATATTGTATAAGACAGCTCAGAGCACCGATGGAAATGGCAATCCGTTTATAGGCATCTTTAGGGATGGAAAGCTGATATTCAATATAACAAAATACCTGGCTACGAAGAATACCAGTAAATATGGCGCCGGGATAATCGAACCAGCGAAGCCTGAAGTTGCCTTCACGATTGATCCGGTTAAAGGCACTGCGAATTTCGCCTTTCCGGTAGTAAACGACCAAATCAGCAGTAGAGCGGGCGGTACAATGGCGATTAGCAAGATGGGTAGCACTGACGATATCAACGCGGCTTATATTAGTTCAGGATACCGCGACCGATACCGCCGCTTCCTAATCAATGATCCTACTGATACTTCAGACCCAGTTTCCGAGATACTACTTAATGCACGGGTTGTACCGATGTCCGAGCGTGTAGTAGCACCTTGTGCCACCCCGGGTTCAAACTATGGAAAACCAATTCTGTATAGTCGGACTCCACTATATTGCTACGAGCCAGATTATAACCAATACAAGCTGGATATTGATTATGGCATCGGAGGCAATGGAACACCTTGTGAAGGCGTCGCGGCAATTTTCTTCCATTCCCTTCAGACCCAGGAGAGAGGATCAGGTGTACCATTGCCGCCGGGGAAAGACAATGTGTTTGTCTTTTATCAGGTGCAGAACAATCTTGCAGATGACACATTGCGGGCAAATTATGTGACAAAGAGCTTGATAACAGTGACGTTAGGCATAAAAATGTATGACCCAGCATCAGGTAAGCCACAGAATATCGAACTTACAAATAAGGTGCGCATTAGGAACGTTGCCTCATGA